Proteins from one Salmo trutta unplaced genomic scaffold, fSalTru1.1, whole genome shotgun sequence genomic window:
- the LOC115184222 gene encoding uncharacterized protein LOC115184222 → MDPCSNRTSSLAALGRPFSLGMLYDCRNDYLIPGLTLWDEEALRKHIITTDEPFTDFKVITSDSTADKYSVLNVNGSLKASCLAGLVKVEGSAKYLKDVKESQNQARVTLCYTTTKKNTQLSMNQLGQEHIKYKEIFREGIATHVVTGILYGANAFFVFDREVSSGEDRKDIEGNFKVKLNSVPYVSIGGESDLDKKNTSETKTEKFSCRFHGDVLLENNPVSFKDAMDTYKTLPQKVGEGVPVQVNLLPLKELDPTAAQMVCQISGSLVDQWQTALEDLSELEMRCNDAMRSKPVRYFKEIDAKVKTFKKLCFTEHLKTTLADLLPSIRGGEKEERELSDFLKKQQEFRFNSNILSECMDRIEREINVVDRFLRMITEDYSQTCSTKIVTSNRELDKEVLNPKVKLVVCFTFTSLGCEDPVLSALDSPSSESTQALVPVKPGLTSWYHSDNIFDDMDKQAGLFKDFAEANKEATQTRFLLASIPNKEQEGASIYLYENGSIRNEHLEPPSKPEKPTARDRTHNSVTLELLPPDRGGHDVTHYLIEYCIDEKGGWSSEKTSESHAAYTVSGLLPSTGYKFKYRAVCSAGFGPDSEVSDIIRTLPSCPPSKPEIKAYSSELMVCCPTPSVIGQGVKIQNYVVEYKEVPTEESEEEAEWMKRTSKDNVCIIAGLQSLTKYTVRVRYDCGEAGISKWSTPVIITTLSKTTGLADDIKEKSKLKHSGSPSVYDIPMETIQPVGKVARLRFGEQSSRTMRTIYLLGDKDQVMSLMINYILGVQWENGFRFKLPQDDEVSTMIYEINYQDGFQIPFSLTIIYDRQDKCRSLDLGQIGVNALCSVCDAAAFRDVDSEDCKEMKRWEKRKKMVNLLTHADGRQLFKHIHTEDIPVHFKFNLSAFTDQARRSHDDGDGVMMMRSRHDVMRGIRDKMREMRSHHGVMKEMREPHYIMWMMRRSLDDEDDDHGDDGDDDGDGGDNGDDHPQFEKMFWDADMGSMKRFFKTLLKMESSCSLKALIG, encoded by the coding sequence GAGGGATCAGCTAAGTATTTGAAAGATGTTAAAGAATCTCAGAATCAGGCGAGAGTCACACTTTGTTACACCACCACTAAGAAAAACACTCAACTGTCCATGAACCAACTTGGGCAGGAACACATAAAGTACAAGGAGATTTTTAGGGAAGGCATAGCTACACATGTGGTCACAGGTATACTTTATGGAGCAAATGCTTTCTTTGTGTTTGATCGTGAGGTCTCAAGTGGCGAGGACCGTAAAGACATTGAGGGAAACTTTAAAGTGAAGCTTAATAGCGTTCCCTACGTTTCTATTGGGGGTGAGAGTGATTTAGACAAGAAGAACACTTCTGAAACTAAAACCGAGAAGTTCTCTTGTAGATTCCATGGGGACGTTCTCCTGGAAAACAATCCTGTATCTTTTAAAGATGCCATGGACACCTACAAAACCTTGCCTCAGAAGGTAGGTGAGGGGGTTCCTGTGCAAGTGAATCTACTTCCGTTAAAAGAATTGGACCCCACTGCCGCCCAGATGGTTTGTCAGATCAGTGGAAGCTTAGTTGACCAATGGCAGACTGCGCTGGAAGACCTCAGTGAGCTAGAGATGAGATGCAATGATGCAATGAGAAGCAAGCCAGTAAGATACTTCAAGGAAATTGATGCCAAAGTGAAAACTTTCAAAAAACTGTGTTTCACAGAACATTTGAAGACTACTTTGGCGGACCTCCTTCCATCTATTAGAGGGGGagaaaaggaagagagggagtTGTCCGACTTCTTGAAAAAGCAGCAAGAGTTCCGTTTCAACAGCAACATCCTCAGTGAATGTATGGATCGCATTGAGAGAGAGATTAATGTGGTTGATCGATTCCTAAGGATGATTACGGAGGACTACAGTCAGACGTGTTCCACCAAGATAGTCACATCGAATAGGGAACTTGACAAAGAGGTCTTGAACCCAAAGGTGAAGCTTGTTGTATGTTTCACTTTCACCTCTCTGGGGTGCGAGGACCCTGTCCTGTCAGCTTTGGATTCCCCAAGCTCTGAGAGCACACAAGCCTTAGTTCCAGTTAAACCTGGTCTGACAAGTTGGTACCACTCTGATAACATATTTGATGACATGGACAAGCAAGCTGGACTTTTCAAAGATTTTGCAGAAGCTAACAAAGAGGCCACACAAACACGTTTCCTCTTGGCCTCCATTCCCAACAAGGAACAAGAAGGAGCCAGCATTTACCTTTATGAGAATGGATCCATAAGAAACGAGCATTTGGAACCTCCATCTAAACCTGAGAAGCCCACAGCACGTGACAGAACTCACAACAGTGTGACGCTGGAGTTGCTCCCTCCTGATAGGGGAGGCCATGACGTCACCCACTACCTGATTGAATACTGTATTGATGAGAAAGGTGGATGGAGCAGCGAGAAGACATCTGAATCCCACGCAGCCTACACAGTGTCAGGACTGCTTCCCAGTACAGGATACAAGTTCAAATACAGAGCCGTGTGTTCAGCAGGCTTTGGTCCAGACAGCGAGGTCAGTGACATTATCAGAACCTTGCCTTCCTGCCCTCCCAGTAAGCCTGAAATCAAAGCCTACTCCTCTGAGCTCATGGTATGCTGTCCAACGCCGTCTGTGATTGGACAAGGGGTCAAGATTCAGAACTATGTGGTAGAATACAAAGAGGTGCCCACagaagagagtgaggaggaggcaGAGTGGATGAAGAGGACTTCCAAAGACAACGTTTGCATCATCGCCGGACTGCAGTCACTCACAAAGTACACAGTGAGAGTCAGATACGACTGTGGTGAAGCTGGAATCAGCAAGTGGAGCACACCAGTCATCATCACCACTCTCTCAAAGACCACAGGATTGGCTGACGATATAAAAGAAAAGAGTAAACTGAAGCACTCTGGCTCGCCGTCTGTTTATGACATCCCCATGGAGACGATACAGCCGGTGGGTAAAGTAGCCAGGCTCAGGTTTGGAGAGCAGAGTTCCAGGACTATGAGGACAATCTATCTGCTGGGAGACAAAGACCAGGTAATGTCTCTGATGATCAACTACATCCTGGGAGTTCAGTGGGAGAATGGTTTCCGTTTCAAGCTACCCCAAGATGACGAGGTATCTACAATGATATATGAAATCAATTACCAGGATGGATTTCAGATTCCCTTCTCTCTCACCATTATCTATGATAGACAAGACAAGTGTAGATCATTAGATTTGGGCCAGATCGGGGTCAATGCTCTGTGCTCTGTGTGCGACGCGGCTGCGTTTAGGGATGTAGACTCTGAAGATTGTAAAGAAATGAAGAGATGGGAGAAGAGAAAGAAGATGGTGAACCTGTTGACACATGCAGATGGCAGACAACTCTTTAAACACATCCACACTGAGGACATTCCAGTTCACTTCAAGTTCAATCTGTCAGCGTTTACAGACCAAGCCAGGAGAAGCCATGATGATGGCGATGGAGTCATGATGATGAGGAGTCGCCATGACGTCATGCGGGGAATCCGTGACAAGATGAGGGAAATGAGGAGTCACCATGGCGTGATGAAGGAGATGAGGGAACCGCATTACATAATGTGGATGATGAGGAGAAGCCTTGATGATGAGGACGATGaccatggtgatgatggtgatgatgatggtgatggtggtgataatGGTGATGACCATCCTCAGTTTGAGAAGATGTTCTGGGATGCAGATATGGGGAGTATGAAGAGGTTTTTCAAGACCTTGTTGAAAATGGAGAGCTCATGTTCGCTCAAAGCCCTGATTGGTTGA